The following nucleotide sequence is from Nitrospira sp..
GCGCTTCACATAGGCGGGGACATCTTGCATCTGGCAGTCGAAGACATGCCCTCCCTACTGCCCCTGCTCATCGATCGCCGCTTTGAACTGTCGCACCACGTTGAGCAATTCTCTCTGAGGTCCTGTCCTCTGTTACTTCCTCAGCGTCAGCACATAGGCGAGCAGGTCCTGGATCTCTGCCTCGGAAAGTTGGCTCTTCCACGCCACCATCGCCGTTTTGGGTTTGCCGTTCTGAATCACGTCGAGCAATTCCGCGTCAGACTTCTTTTTGCTCTCGGCGCTCGTGAAGTCTCCCGCCGGCGGCTTCAGTTGTTTCCCGATGGGTCCGTCGCCCTTCCCCGCCGGGCCATGACAGGTCACACACTTGGCCTGGTAGATGGATTTCCCCTTGGCGGCGTCGCTACCAGCCGCAGACACGAACTGCGTCATTGAAGACCATCCCCACGCCGCAACCAAGGCAGCCAGCACCACCGTCGATCGATACATCGTTGCCATCGTCGCCTCCTCTGTATGTGAGATGAGCGGTTTCATGCGATTTATGACTTCCATCTCCTCAATACGAACTCCAGAATCGGATCGTGTAGTAAATCCCCCAAGCAATAAGTCCGAGCGAGACGAGTTTGAGCCAGGTCGGGATAGATCCGCTTCGTTCGCGTATTCCCGCCGGCTCATACACATAGGTGCCTGGCTCGTCACCGGTCTTGGGCATCGGCTCGGAGGACATCACTTGATCCTTTGGCGCGGATGGGTCGTTCATTCGTACCTCACGGACCTGCATTCCCAGGTCGGACGCCGCCTACTGCGCCGGACCACTGGCCATCATGGGTGTCCGAACTTCCGCGCGACCGGATATTGCCGACCAGATTCTCTCGCGCGCTCTCTGCCGGTCCTGCTCTTGAAGACCTGCCGTCACGAGTTCAGCTTCATGGGCCATGGCTCGCAACGATTGGACGTAATGCACCAGGTCCCATACTTCTTCTGCTTTCAGACCGTCGAACGGCGGCATCGGCGTCCCGCCGATCCCGCCCACAATCGTCTGGAACAGGTGCGGCCCGTCATGCCCGAGCTTAACTCCTCCCGGCATGCCGGCCGGAAGCGAGAGATGGGCGGGCCTGATGGGCTCACCCCAGTCGTCCATGAGCATGCCGGGCCCTGCCAGCGGGCCATCCGCCTGGCCTTGCTCGCCGTGACACAAGACGCAGTTCATCTGAAACAAAACCTTTCCCCTTTCAATCGATGCTACCGTCAGCGGGACTTCAGATGGAATGGAGATTGGGATACCAACCGACTCCTTTCTCCAGCGATCGGAGAATGTCTTCAGATACTGGACGACGGCCCCCCGCTGTCGGTCCGGGATCTCTTGCATGGACGGCATCGACGTGCCCCACAGGCCATGCGTCAGCGTCAGGTACAGGTCGGCATCGGTCGGCAAAGAGTCCTTGCCGGCGGTGGACCGGAACTTAAACACCCCCGTCGTGAAGTCGCGGGGTTTCGGATGAAGAAACACCGCCGATGGACCTTTCCCGTCACCCTTCGCACCGTGACAACCGGCGCATCGTCGGGCGTACACCTCTTTGCCGAGCGACAGGACTTCCTCGCGGGCCTGCGGACTCCCGGGGAGGCTTGCTGCGCCTGACATCCGGGTCGAGGGTGATCCCGCACGCCAATCGCCGATCGCAGTCCCGAGACGTTGGAGATAGGCCACGAGGGCCAAGCCTTCCTCATTCAATTGCGGCGGGCCTTCCTTCCCACCCGTATCGAACAGCCATGGAAAACGCGGCATGATCGAATCGTAGACGACATCGGCCGGATTCCAGAGGTGGGCCACATGCCAGTCATCCCCGTATTTCCGTCCGACGCGCGTGAGGTCAGGCCCGATGCGCCGGGTACTGAACAGGTGCGGCACATCATAGGCCGATTCACCGATCTGAGACACCGGCCCCCACCGGAGCGACTCGCCGGTTACGGGGCGGATGTACTGGGAATGGCAATGCCAACAACCGTCGCGGATATACACCTGCCGGCCCCGCTGTTCGAGGGGGGTGTAATCCTCCACCCGGACAGTGAGATCAGTCACAACATCGACGACGGTGGTCACGCGGGAAGCAGGCTGAAGCCAGGGAATGATGCCCAGGATGAACACCGCCACTGAGAAAAACCCGATGCCTGCCAGGATACCGACCGTGGAAGGATTCTCAAGCCAACTTCTGCCCGGCACCATCGCAATCGGCTGGCT
It contains:
- a CDS encoding cbb3-type cytochrome c oxidase subunit I gives rise to the protein MDTTDPSAKSLVQAWARWALVWLTFFPLVGVLVSIQFHNPEFLGGISWFTFGRLRPVHTNGVIFGSFTTAFIALLYYFLPRLCGTPLYKAEWGWGLLWLWNAFLVLGSLSLLMGYVIGVENAEFEWPLNILRYVVFVGLTIQVLGTIFRRRAARFYVSLWYALAAAIWTLLNLLIGNVLLPYGPLAGANNAAMHGLYIHYVVGLWMTPAGLATIYYFLPLAAKNALYSHKLSLLGFWTLALFYPLVGTHHYLYSPIPHWTQTVSIVHSMWMIIPVVTVIVNFFGTMLGRWGTVLGGGGGDNYAAKFLMIGVFYYLVGSVQGSIESLYRFQQLTHFNDFVIGHAHLTVFGAMILWVVGGLYYVWPRLVGRQLWSDRLASWHLWLTVTGFSAMILGLTAQGFIQGSMLEHGADFVDSVKVMQPWWVARTVVGTMMDLALGLMAYNFYKTIGQGEPIETELAVPMQRHSQPIAMVPGRSWLENPSTVGILAGIGFFSVAVFILGIIPWLQPASRVTTVVDVVTDLTVRVEDYTPLEQRGRQVYIRDGCWHCHSQYIRPVTGESLRWGPVSQIGESAYDVPHLFSTRRIGPDLTRVGRKYGDDWHVAHLWNPADVVYDSIMPRFPWLFDTGGKEGPPQLNEEGLALVAYLQRLGTAIGDWRAGSPSTRMSGAASLPGSPQAREEVLSLGKEVYARRCAGCHGAKGDGKGPSAVFLHPKPRDFTTGVFKFRSTAGKDSLPTDADLYLTLTHGLWGTSMPSMQEIPDRQRGAVVQYLKTFSDRWRKESVGIPISIPSEVPLTVASIERGKVLFQMNCVLCHGEQGQADGPLAGPGMLMDDWGEPIRPAHLSLPAGMPGGVKLGHDGPHLFQTIVGGIGGTPMPPFDGLKAEEVWDLVHYVQSLRAMAHEAELVTAGLQEQDRQRARERIWSAISGRAEVRTPMMASGPAQ
- a CDS encoding cytochrome c, which produces MATMYRSTVVLAALVAAWGWSSMTQFVSAAGSDAAKGKSIYQAKCVTCHGPAGKGDGPIGKQLKPPAGDFTSAESKKKSDAELLDVIQNGKPKTAMVAWKSQLSEAEIQDLLAYVLTLRK